One Phocoena sinus isolate mPhoSin1 chromosome 14, mPhoSin1.pri, whole genome shotgun sequence genomic region harbors:
- the LOC116765002 gene encoding 60S ribosomal protein L31-like gives MSPAKKGGEKKGQSTINEVVTKEYAINIHKHIQGVGFKKCAPRALKIIWKFAMKQMGTPDLHIDTRLKEAVWAKGIRNVPYHICVQLSRKCNEDEDSPNKLYMLVTYVPVPTFKNLQIVWMRINC, from the coding sequence ATGTCTCCCGCAAAGAAGGGTGGCGAGAAGAAGGGTCAGTCCACCATCAATGAGGTGGTGACCAAAGAATACGCTATCAACATTCACAAGCACATCCAAGGAGTGGGTTTCAAGAAGTGTGCCCCTCGAGCACTCAAAATAATCTGGAAATTTGCCATGAAGCAGATGGGAACTCCAGATTTACACATTGACACCAGGCTCAAGGAAGCTGTCTGGGCCAAAGGAATAAGGAACGTCCCATACCATATCTGTGTGCAGTTGTCCAGAAAGTGTAATGAAGATGAAGATTCACCAAACAAGCTCTATATGTTGGTTACCTATGTACCTGTCCCTACTTTCAAAAATCTACAGATAGTGTGGATGAGAATTAACTGCTGA